A window from Solanum stenotomum isolate F172 chromosome 5, ASM1918654v1, whole genome shotgun sequence encodes these proteins:
- the LOC125864114 gene encoding uncharacterized protein LOC125864114, translating to MEKSDQIITWSSEELLGLGNVKFYRCSFCKRGFSNAQALGGHMNIHRRDRARLREFSSDQNLLSLDIKNSVYPPPPRPPPGNDELLQREVSLYDEGIICSPSKRPCVKVMSCDHNPPPRPPALPHDVLLQREESLYGEAIISSPSRRQCVKVSCDHNPPPSPALPHDVLLQREESSYGEITISSPSKRPCVKVSCDHNPPHHNPPPAALPHDVMLQRKESLYDETIISSPSKRPCFTYDQEKDHYDHNLSLVNDDLLQREVSSYDETIISSSSKRPCVTYDEENDHLITSKVNCYDHNHEVIIGDLLQLPLFKETPLVKKANNCMENGKVENKGMEQNHVSILDLELRLGMEPPESSTETDLRFELHKF from the exons ATGGAGAAATCCGACCAAATTATTACATGGAGCTCTGAGGAACTATTAGGTTTAGGGAATGTTAAGTTTTATAGATGTAGCTTTTGTAAACGAGGTTTTTCGAATGCACAAGCATTAGGTGGACATATGAATATTCATAGAAGAGATAGAGCAAGGCTTAGAGAATTTTCAAGTGATCAAAATTTGCTTTCATTGGATATCAAAAACTCCGTTTATCCTCCTCCTCCTCGTCCTCCTCCTGGAAATGATGAGTTGTTGCAACGAGAAGTATCATTATATGATGAGGGAATAATTTGTAGCCCCTCGAAAAGGCCATGTGTTAAGGTCATGAGTTGTGATCATAATCCTCCTCCTCGTCCTCCTGCACTTCCACATGATGTCTTGTTGCAACGAGAAGAATCATTGTATGGTGAAGCAATTATTAGTAGCCCCTCGAGAAGGCAATGTGTTAAGGTGAGTTGTGATCATaatcctcctccttctcctgctCTTCCACATGATGTCTTGTTGCAACGAGAAGAATCATCGTATGGTGAAATAACTATTAGTAGCCCCTCCAAAAGGCCATGTGTTAAGGTGAGTTGTGATCATAATCCTCCTC ATCATAATCCTCCTCCTGCTGCTCTTCCACATGATGTCATGTTGCAACGAAAAGAATCATTGTATGATGAAACAATTATAAGTAGCCCCTCGAAAAGGCCATGTTTTACATATGATCAAGAAAAGGATCATTATGATCATAATCTTTCTCTTGTAAATGATGATTTGTTACAACGAGAGGTATCATCATACGATGAGACAATAATTAGTAGCTCCTCGAAAAGGCCATGTGTTACatatgatgaagaaaatgaTCATCTAATTACATCCAAGGTTAATTGTTATGATCATAACCATGAAGTGATTATTGGAGATCTTTTGCAATTACCTTTATTCAAGGAGACTCCATTAGTTAAAAAGGCAAACAATTGTATGGAAAACGGGAAAGTAGAAAACAAGGGCATGGAGCAAAATCATGTTTCAATATTGGATCTTGAGCTTCGGTTAGGGATGGAACCACCCGAGTCCTCGACAGAGACAGATCTACGATTTGAACTTCATAAGTTTTGA